A genomic segment from Syntrophotalea acetylenivorans encodes:
- a CDS encoding sensor domain-containing diguanylate cyclase produces MSDIKSFSVRWYHSLLFRTPLVFVFLLAVLVISLTLIMERIGRPRMEEQSFGLVNQIGNTMVAQLGERIAVAETLARAMATTSADLPLKVEDHMRFIPRLMEQLGPSSYIIGGGVWYEPYAFAQRLERRSFFWGRNASGTLEFIADYNDPRGVGYHHEEWYVPGRFLPPNKVFWSRSYMDPHTYVPMVTCTVPIYRKDRFVGVVTVDLKLEGMEAFFEGEATKMGGYAFAVDRNGTFLSFPEVPLTQNRYRDKLGHQHIEYIQAAELAESNPVFQPIAAALQEASTSLLDRARQSEQYDRTIAERMAQDSDQVSAIEAEQIAAVLQDPWPDGQDEDILLKHFTTKGDLLLSEPCSIAIFHVPSTYWKIVTVTPISHAISAATAIYRALLLTLILGVSGAVIGAFLTFNRILMQPLARITQQLKSAVDINAEEMLCLDFNRPDEFGAFAYWFNRRTRKLADALEQLRIVRSDLEGRVADRTDKLEQANIKLELEVQHRRRAQHYLRRQALLDPLTNIANRRSFDASLTAVWRHAGKSESCLALLLVDIDLFEQFNHTYGYQAGDQILKNIAQTLVDSAQAWDAHHIARFSGEQFAIILRDTDQAEAIELAEQVRRQVQSLAIPHIGEGASGTVTVSIGVTSTRPDSTMAMEEFVASAGQALYRAKKEGRNRVAGDVTGAIGQNASHT; encoded by the coding sequence GCCGTTCTGGTCATCAGTCTGACCCTCATCATGGAGCGGATCGGCCGGCCGCGCATGGAGGAACAGTCCTTTGGCCTGGTCAACCAGATCGGCAACACCATGGTGGCGCAACTCGGCGAACGGATCGCGGTCGCCGAAACCCTGGCGCGGGCCATGGCCACCACGTCAGCCGATCTTCCCCTGAAGGTCGAGGATCACATGCGGTTCATCCCCCGCCTCATGGAGCAACTGGGACCATCTTCCTATATCATAGGTGGCGGGGTATGGTACGAACCCTACGCCTTCGCTCAGCGCCTGGAACGGCGCAGCTTCTTCTGGGGCCGCAATGCTTCCGGTACCCTCGAGTTTATTGCGGATTATAACGATCCGCGCGGGGTCGGCTACCATCACGAGGAATGGTACGTACCCGGCCGTTTCCTGCCGCCAAACAAGGTCTTCTGGTCCAGATCCTACATGGACCCGCACACCTACGTACCGATGGTCACCTGTACCGTGCCCATTTACCGCAAGGATCGCTTTGTCGGAGTGGTGACTGTCGACCTCAAGCTGGAAGGGATGGAGGCCTTCTTTGAAGGCGAAGCCACCAAAATGGGTGGTTATGCCTTTGCGGTGGACCGCAACGGCACCTTTCTCTCCTTTCCGGAGGTACCACTCACCCAGAACCGCTACCGGGACAAGTTAGGCCACCAGCACATCGAATACATTCAGGCCGCGGAGCTGGCCGAAAGTAATCCGGTTTTTCAGCCTATTGCTGCGGCTCTGCAGGAGGCCTCCACATCTCTACTGGACAGGGCTAGACAATCAGAACAATATGACCGAACCATAGCCGAACGCATGGCGCAGGACAGCGATCAGGTATCTGCCATTGAGGCGGAACAGATCGCCGCCGTGCTGCAGGACCCTTGGCCCGACGGCCAAGACGAAGACATTCTGCTGAAGCATTTTACCACCAAAGGCGATCTACTGCTGAGCGAACCGTGCTCCATCGCCATCTTTCATGTGCCGAGCACCTACTGGAAGATTGTCACTGTAACCCCAATCAGCCACGCCATCTCGGCTGCCACGGCCATCTATCGTGCTCTGCTGCTGACCCTGATCCTAGGGGTTTCGGGGGCGGTCATCGGTGCCTTTCTGACCTTTAACCGCATTCTCATGCAACCGCTGGCGAGAATCACTCAGCAGCTGAAATCGGCCGTGGATATCAACGCCGAAGAAATGCTGTGCCTCGATTTCAATCGCCCGGATGAATTCGGCGCCTTCGCCTATTGGTTCAATCGCCGCACTCGCAAACTGGCCGATGCCCTGGAGCAGTTGCGCATCGTGCGGAGCGATCTGGAGGGACGCGTGGCGGACCGCACCGATAAGCTGGAGCAGGCCAACATCAAACTGGAACTTGAGGTGCAGCATCGCCGACGTGCCCAGCATTATCTGCGTCGCCAGGCCTTGCTCGATCCGCTAACGAATATCGCCAACCGCCGCAGCTTCGACGCTTCACTGACCGCGGTCTGGCGCCACGCCGGCAAGAGCGAATCCTGTTTGGCCCTCCTCCTGGTGGATATCGACCTTTTCGAACAATTCAACCACACCTACGGCTACCAGGCCGGTGACCAGATCCTGAAAAACATCGCCCAGACCCTGGTCGATTCCGCCCAGGCCTGGGATGCCCACCACATCGCCCGTTTCAGCGGCGAGCAGTTCGCCATTATCCTGCGTGATACGGATCAGGCCGAGGCCATCGAACTGGCTGAACAGGTCCGTCGGCAGGTGCAGAGTCTGGCCATCCCCCACATCGGCGAAGGCGCTTCGGGTACGGTCACCGTCAGCATCGGGGTGACCAGTACGAGGCCGGACAGCACAATGGCAATGGAAGAATTCGTCGCCAGCGCCGGGCAAGCACTGTATCGGGCCAAGAAAGAGGGACGCAACCGAGTTGCCGGCGACGTTACAGGTGCCATCGGCCAGAACGCATCCCACACCTGA
- a CDS encoding OFA family MFS transporter yields MNQGKEPIQAWITVFAGTAINLCLGILYAWSIWKKSLVNMDLAGQTMSGINAGWTYLTNSQAATPFSLCIVMFMLCMIPGGKIQDKLGPKAGATIGGLCMAAGCIIAGLMKSYTGLIIGFGFMGGLGMGIGYASPTPAALKWFGPHKRGFVAGLVVMGYGGAAIYIAPLARYLINNYGISGSFFALGVFFALVVIIAGQLLKTPPVGYTPPASPATQATNATATKENWAPSQIVKTWQFYVLVIMFILATQSGLLIIGNAAGLLSKVGKEIPFFVTNAWILAAYGGIVNAAGRPCTGIYSDKWGRMRAYALNCGLSALCIFSLPMIIASKSIVLLFLAVGIGFWQYGGLLSLMPSFVADFFGPKNLGINYGLVFIGWGLGAFMPKLGGIIQDQTGSLDLAFYISGVLLIVSVVLALMLKRPCDAHVTVTQIAPAESS; encoded by the coding sequence ATGAATCAAGGAAAAGAACCGATACAAGCATGGATCACAGTTTTTGCCGGTACGGCTATTAACCTGTGTCTTGGTATTTTATATGCCTGGAGTATTTGGAAAAAATCCCTCGTGAATATGGACCTGGCCGGCCAGACCATGTCCGGCATCAATGCAGGCTGGACCTATCTGACAAATTCCCAGGCAGCCACGCCGTTTTCCCTCTGCATCGTCATGTTCATGTTGTGCATGATTCCCGGAGGTAAAATCCAAGACAAACTGGGCCCCAAAGCCGGTGCCACCATCGGCGGTCTGTGCATGGCGGCGGGTTGTATTATCGCCGGCCTGATGAAGAGTTACACCGGCCTGATCATCGGTTTCGGATTCATGGGCGGTCTCGGTATGGGGATCGGTTATGCTTCCCCCACACCTGCGGCTTTGAAATGGTTCGGCCCGCATAAGCGCGGCTTCGTGGCCGGCTTGGTGGTCATGGGATACGGTGGCGCGGCCATCTATATTGCGCCGCTGGCCCGATACCTGATCAACAATTACGGTATATCCGGCAGCTTTTTCGCCTTGGGTGTATTCTTTGCCTTGGTGGTGATCATCGCAGGACAGCTACTGAAAACACCGCCGGTCGGTTATACACCGCCAGCATCGCCCGCCACTCAGGCCACCAATGCCACTGCCACGAAAGAAAACTGGGCACCATCCCAAATTGTCAAAACCTGGCAGTTTTACGTACTAGTCATCATGTTTATCCTGGCCACCCAATCCGGTCTGCTCATCATCGGAAATGCTGCCGGTCTGCTCAGTAAAGTAGGTAAAGAGATTCCCTTCTTTGTCACCAATGCATGGATTCTGGCGGCCTACGGCGGTATCGTCAATGCTGCCGGGCGTCCGTGCACTGGGATCTATTCAGACAAATGGGGCCGCATGCGTGCATATGCCCTCAACTGCGGGCTATCAGCCCTGTGCATCTTTTCCCTGCCGATGATCATCGCTTCTAAGAGCATCGTTCTGCTCTTTCTGGCCGTCGGTATCGGGTTCTGGCAGTACGGTGGTTTGCTCTCCCTGATGCCCTCTTTTGTTGCTGACTTTTTCGGTCCCAAGAACCTTGGCATCAACTACGGCTTGGTTTTTATCGGCTGGGGCTTGGGGGCTTTCATGCCCAAACTGGGCGGCATCATCCAGGATCAAACTGGAAGCCTTGACCTGGCGTTTTACATCTCCGGCGTTCTTTTGATCGTATCCGTGGTGCTTGCACTGATGCTCAAACGGCCCTGTGACGCGCATGTAACGGTGACCCAGATAGCGCCCGCTGAATCCTCATAA
- a CDS encoding cob(I)yrinic acid a,c-diamide adenosyltransferase has translation MSKLPGVEFSRRGLGFVPQRRDNPSFPAHVRAAQEALDLVREAIGASHYDLLVMDEICGAIAAGLVDEQEVVALLEQAPEAMRIVLTGRDVPFGLITLADTVTEMRCIKHCL, from the coding sequence TTGTCGAAACTTCCGGGCGTAGAATTCAGCCGCCGGGGGCTTGGCTTTGTCCCCCAGCGTCGGGACAATCCCAGCTTTCCCGCCCATGTACGGGCCGCGCAGGAGGCTCTGGATCTGGTTCGCGAGGCAATCGGGGCCAGCCATTATGATCTGCTGGTCATGGATGAGATCTGCGGCGCCATTGCTGCCGGCCTGGTAGATGAACAGGAGGTGGTAGCCCTGCTGGAACAGGCCCCGGAAGCTATGCGCATCGTACTGACCGGAAGAGATGTCCCTTTCGGGCTAATAACCCTGGCCGACACAGTGACGGAAATGCGTTGCATCAAGCACTGCCTGTAA